The stretch of DNA CTCGCCGGTAAGGTCACCGTTTGAATCGGTGCGGCCTCGTACGATTCCGTACATTTCGGCAGTGTTGATGTAATCTTCGAGAGCAGTGCTTGAGCTTACATCGCTGAATCCAGCGTCGTAGTCCGCATCCACAGCGTCCTCACCGAGGGCACCGAGTACGAGGATTTTCGCAGCTTGAGCGCGAGTAAGAGAGTCGTCTACTCCGAAGTCTCCATTTTCATAACCAGTCATCCAACCTTCGTCGGAAGCTTCGTCAACTGCATCAGCCGCATAGTGCGAGCTAGATACATCTGGGAAACTTTCTGCGGAGGCGATGCCTGTGAAGCTCACCAAAGAGGCGAGGATCGCAAGCATGCTGAGACCAGCTATGGATTTTTGGATCTTTCGAAAGGCGAAAGAGATATCCATATATAAAAGTTAAAATAAAACGAAATAAAAGTGGCACCGAAGTGCCGGTGTTCGGGTCGTTCAGTACCCGAACAAACAGAATAAGCAACAATAAAAAGGCCAGAATAAGCTAAAAAGAGTTTATCCACCCCTTCGACCTAAAAAGAGATAGATCCATGAGTAATATAGAGTGTTTTATTTTGTGGGGTCGTGAGATTTCAAGGAGCAAAGACTATAAGGATCGGAAGCGAAGTGAGGGGCACAAACCTGTCTACAAACAAGAGGACATTGTCGATTGCATCGGATTGATCATGGCTGTCTGTCTACTAGAACGGCGGGAGTAGACAGATTGTTTCAGTTTAATTGTTGACAAGACAGGTTTTGGTGATAGTCAGATCCTATTTAACAGGAGCAGACTGGGCTCCGCCCAGTATGGTAGTCCCAAGGGGAATCGAACCCCTGTTTCCGGAATGAGAATCCAGTGTCCTAACCCCTAGACGATGGGACCTCTATATAAGGAACTTGCGACAGTCTATTCAGAGTTGTCACTTCTTTCAAGCTTTTTGTAGACAAAGTGGACTCTGAATGGACAGATTGACCTTGCCATTTATGTTTTTTATTGTGAAGTCTTCATTTTTGCGGGTTGGTCTTGCTTTTGGGCCGATTTTGAATAGAGTGTACGAATATGAGTGACCTTTATTCCGTACTCGGCGTCGAAAAAAACGCCACAGAAGCCGATATAAAGCGGGCTTATCGAAAAAAGGCTCAGGAGCACCACCCTGATAAGAATCCCGGCAATAAAGAGGCTGAGCAGAAGTTTAAGCAGGTCCAGGAGGCTTACGATGTTTTGTCGGACTCCGGGAAACGGGCCCAGTACGACCAGTTTGGCCAGGTTGGGGGAGGGTTTCCAGGTGGAAATGGGGGAGGATTCCCGGGAGGATTCCCGGGCGGGGGCGGTTTTGACCCCAATCAATTTGGCGGATTTGCGGATATTTTTGAGAGTTTCTTTGGGGAAGGCTTTAATGGAGGTGGCGGCGCTGGCGGCGGGCATGGAAAAAAACAAGGGCCGTCTCGCGGGAAGGATATTGAAACGGAACTCACCATTAAGTTTGAGGAGGCGGTGTTTGGCGTCAATAAACACCTGGAAATCACTAAGCCGGAACTGTGTGAGCATTGCAAAGGCAAGGGGAATGAGCCGGGCACTTCCGTGAAGACATGTCCTCAGTGCAATGGACAGGGGCAGGTGCGCAGTGTGAGACAAACCATTTTGGGCGCGATTCGGAGTGTACACAGCTGTCCACAGTGTCAGGGCCGTGGCGAGATTCCAGATCAATTGTGCAGCATATGCAATGGACAGACTCGAATTCGTAAAAGCAGCGAGGTGACCGTTAACATTCCAAAGGGTATTGAGGACGGCACGACGATTCGCCTCAAAGGGAAGGGGGCCGCCGGAGCGTTTGGCGGTGAGTATGGGGACTTGTTCCTTCATATCACTGTTGCTCCTCACCCCAAGTTTTCTCGAGAGGGAAGGACCATTTACTCCTCGGAAACCATTCCTTTGGTGCAGGGCGTTTTGGGCGCCACCATTAAAGTGGACACCATTCATGGAAAAGAATCGCTGAAAGTGCCTGCCGGAACTCAAGATGGAACCGTCCTGACGGTTAAAGGGAAGGGGGCTCCCTCTTTAAAAACCGATGCCCTGGGCGACCACAAGGTGTCTTTGCACCTCAAGGTGCCTGAAAAACTCACGCGAAAGGAGAAGGAGCTTTACGAGGGACTGGCGAAAGAAGCCGGTATTGAGGTGAATCGAGGCCTGTTTTAGAGAAGTGGTCTGTACTTATACACAAAAGGGCTGTCCAAAATTGTGGATAAGTTTTTTGAGGAGTTTTGGAGTGTTTTGATCTGCTAAATGGCCCTGGATCTTGTCTAAGAGAGGAGTGAGGTGCTGTCCAGGTTTGGGGAAAACGGGAAAGAAATAAGGATGCAGCTTAAACAAAGATGCCGCTTACGCGGCCTTATTGCTTAGCAAGCCTTTCAGGCTCGCATGGTGGTGGGTCAGCCGGGAATCGAACCCGGGACCATCAGCTTAAAAGGCTGTTGCTCTACCGACTGAGCTACTGACCCCCGTACTGGCGTATTTTATGGATAGAGTGGCCTGAGCGCAAGCTATTCTTGGCTGGGATGGAAAAGGCTCACGACCACAATGGCAAGAACAGGTAGGGAAAACCAAATATTGTAGTTGTCCACAATGGATTGAATGAACTGAGACTCTTGATACAAATTGCTTTCAAAGCCGGCCCGCACGCTGCCCATCACAAAGGAGCCACCGGTGAGGTAAACCAGGAGTGTGCTCACCATGAGGCCCGCGTTGAGGAAACCGAAACTTAAGTTTCCCAGGATTTTGGTGACCACGGATCTCTCGGGTGGCAGATCCACAATAAAGCCTCCCTTTATGGCTAAAAGCACTATCGCCAGGACGAATGTGAAGATTTTGATGAGAACTAAGGCTTGATCTCCCGCTTCTCCCTGAAGCGATGGGGCTGCGGGCAAAAGATAGGTTTGGAGAAGATTCCCCACTCCATCCGCTGTGAGGATGGCCATGTAGGTTGAGATGATCACTTTTAAAGTCTGGTCTCGCCCTATAATAAAACTGTACGCGATGATCACCGCGAAGAAGACGAGAATGAAGAGGTCCCAGGAAAGGCGGATATTGTCCACGGGCGCGGATAAAAAAGACTGAGAGCAGTTTAGCAAAAACTTTGTGAATTTACAAAATTTATTGTTTTTTCTGGTGACCAGGTATGCTTGGGGGCATTGTGCATAAGTTTTCTGTCAACTGGTCAGATTTTAGAGTTTGACTAGTCGGAATTTTGCACAATTGAACCTGTCGTGATTTTTTTGACTAGTCGGAATGGACATTTTGACTAGTCGGAATTCCGCCTATACATTGTTGTAGAACTTTTGACTAGTCGGATTTGATTTTTCCTTTACAATAAGCCAATTTTCGCCTATACACTTGTGATGAGGCGACACTTTGTGGTCTAATCACCTTTCTATGGAGAATAACTTTCTCACCCTCGACGAAGCGGCACGAATACTCAAGAAATCCACCCAAACCATCCGTAGGATGATTAAAAAGGGGGAATTGGTGGCCCAGCGCGTCAGGACTCCGCAGGGCTTTCATTATGTGCTGAAACGAGAGGATATCGTGTTGTCTGATTCGCCTATACAAAAGTCTCAAAAGGCTGAAACTGTAGCCGAGAACTCTGTGTTGACTAATCAAAACGAGAATCCGACTAGTCAAACCCTGGTTGAGCCTTTTGTGAAGCCAATCTCTAGGGCCGTGGACAAAATACCCTCGCAGACCCCTCCCCCCACCGTTTTTTATTTCCCTCCCCTGCCCTCTTCACCGTCCGTGGACTCCAAAGACTTGCTGCGACTCATCGAACGGCAGCATCGCGAACAATTGGAGCTCATTCGCATTTTGGGCCGTCTGCAAGAAGAGCTTTTGGAAGAACGAGGCAAAAAGCCGACTGGGCTCTTTAGTGGCTTCTTCAAAAGAATTTTTGGGCGCTTGGCGTGAGATCCCTTGCCCCCGCGGCGGCTTTAATGTAAAAATTCCGCCATGAAATACATTTATGCATTCGCGGAGGGAAACAAAGAGATGCGGGACCTTCTGGGCGGAAAAGGTGCAAATCTTGCAGAAATGACCAATATGGGACTTCCGGTGCCGCCGGGGTTCACCATCACTACCGAGGCGTGCAATTACTATTTGGAGAATCAGGACTTCCCCACCGGGTTTTTTGAGGAACTGGATGAGAAGCTGGATGAACTGCAGCACACCATGGGAAAGAATTTTGGGAGCCGAGAAAATCCCTTGCTGGTCTCGGTACGCAGCGGAGCGCGTGTTTCGATGCCGGGCATGATGGACACGATTTTGAACCTTGGACTCAACGATGAAACGGTGCAGGGCATCATTGAGAAAACGCAAAATCCGCGCTTTTCTTTTGATTCTTATCGCCGATTTGTGACCATGTTTGGCAATGTGGTGCTCAATATTCCTCATGATCATTTTGAAGAAGCTTTGGAGGCCGCCAAGAAGGCCAAAGGCATTACACTGGACACCGAAATGGACACTGAAGACTGGAAGAAACTTGTGGGTGTTTTTAAGGAGATTGTGAGGGAGAACAGTGGACAGCCTTTTCCTGAGAATCCACGGGATCAATTGAAGCTCGCCATTGTGGCGGTATTCCATTCTTGGAACAGCAAACGGGCCATCACTTATCGCAATTTGCACGGCATGCCTCACAATATGGGGACCGCTGTGAATGTGCAGTCCATGGTGTTTGGAAACATGGGAGAAGACAGCGGAACCGGAGTGGCCTTCACTCGCAATCCTTCTACTGGAGAGCGCGAGTTTTTTGGAGAGTTTTTGTGCAACGCGCAAGGAGAAGATGTGGTGGCCGGGATTCGTACTCCTCAGAAAATTTCTGAAATGCAAACGGTGATGCCGGCCATGTTTGCACAATTGAACCAGGTTCAGCAAACTCTGGAAAATCACTATCACGACATGCAAGACATCGAGTTTACGATTGAGCAGGGACGACTCTTTATGCTGCAAACCCGCAATGGAAAGCGAACGGCACGGGCGGCGGTGAAAGTGGCGGTGGACATGGTTGCGGAAGGGCTCATCACCAAGCAGGAAGCCTTGAAACGCATCGATGCCAATCAATTGAACGCACTTTTACACCCATTTATTGATCCCAAGGCTCCCAAAATCGTGCTGGCGAAAGGTTTGCCGGCTTCCCCAGGGGCCGCGGTTGGAAAAATTGTGTTTACCGCGGACGATGCCTACCGCTTAGCGGAAGACGGTGAAAAAGTGATTTTGGTGCGCAAGGAGACGAGCCCCGAAGACATTCATGGAATGCACAGCGCACAAGGAATTTTGACCTCCACCGGAGGAATGACCAGTCACGCCGCGGTGGTGGCTCGAGGAATGGGAAAACCCTGCATTGCGGGCTGCAAAGAGGTAGTGGTGGACGACAAAATCAAAACCGTGGAAATCAATGGACAGGTTTTTGGAGAAGGTGAAGTCCTCAGTTTGGATGGCTCCACCGGAGAAGTGATGAAAGGCGAAATGCCCACCGTGGAACCCGCGCTCACCGGGGAATTTGAGGAACTCATGAGCTGGGCGGATGAAGTGCGACGACTCAAAGTGCGCAGCAACGCCGATACCCCTCATGACGCGCTCGTGGCCAGGCGGCTTGGGGCGGAAGGAATCGGACTCTGCCGCACGGAACACATGTTTTTTGATGAAGACCGCATCATGTTTGTGCGCCAAATGATTTTGTCTCCCGACAAAGAATCTCGCAAACGAGTGCTCGACAAGCTGCTCCCCTACCAACGCGATGACTTTATTGGCATTTTTAAGGCCATGGACGGCCTCCCCGTGACGATTAGGCTCCTAGACCCACCCTTGCATGAATTTTTGCCTAATACCGAAGGGAAAATCAAAGCGGTCGCGCAGGAAATGGGCGTTTCGTACGAACACCTCCAAAAAATGGTGGACGCTTTGCACGAACTCAACCCCATGCTCGGGCATCGCGGATGCCGATTGGGAATCACTTATCCTGAAATTTACGAAATGCAGGTGCGAGCGATTTTTGAGGCCGCAAAAATGGCCCGCGCTGAAGGCGTGACGCCGATTGTGGAAATTGAGATTCCGCTTGTGGGCCATGTGAACGAGCTCAAGGCCATGCGCGGCGTTGTGGAACGGATTGCACAAGAAATGCAGCCTTTGGATTTTGTTTGGAAAGTGGGCACCATGATTGAGTTGCCACGAGCGTGCGTAACGGCGCATCAAATTGCTCCGCTGGCGGACTTTTTCTCCTTTGGAACCAATGATCTCACTCAAATGACTTTTGGGGTGAGTCGGGATGATGCCGGGTCCTTCCTCCCCTTTTACACGGAACACGGTATTTTGCTGGACAACCCCACCGAAACCATTGATCAAGAAGGGGTTGGAGAGCTCATGAAAATGGCGATTCAACTGGGCCGCGGCGTGAAGCCGGGCCTGGAAATTGGGATTTGTGGAGAACACGGAGGTGAACCGCGCAGTGTGGTGTTCTGCCACAAAATCGGCCTCGACTATGTGAGCTGCAGCCCCTACCGTGTACCGGTTGCACGACTCGCCGCGGCCCAAGCGGCCCTTTAGCCTCGCTTTCCCCAACCGAGTTTGTCGCGGAGCAAACGGTAATAGTTTCCTCCCCCGCTGGCTTTGACATGGGCGCGGATGAGGCGGAGGCGGCGGTGTGAGGCGCGGACTTTGACGATGTCGCCGTACTCGATGGGGACCATGACTTGGCCATCGATGGTGAGTCCGATTTGGTTGTCCACAAAACGGCGTTCGGTGTCTATACGAATCGTGATTTGGCGGTTGCTGGGCACAATGATGGGGCGCACGGTGAGATCGGCGGGACAGATTGGGGTGAAGACAAATCCATCGATACGCGGGTGAATGATGGGGCCGCCGGCGCTGAGGGAATGACCGGTGGATCCCGTGGGGGTGGCCACAATCACTCCATCGGCCTTGAACTCAATCATCTTTCTTTGGTCTATTTCCGCGTAGAGCGAGATGAGTCTGGCAAAGTTGCCCTGATTGATCACCGCCTCGTTTAGAGCCAAATGCGTGGCGATTTTTTCTCCTTTTCGGTAGAGGGTGGCGCGAAGTAAAAGGCGCTCATCGACATGATACTGTCCACGAAAGATTTCATTCAAAAGGTTGTAGACTCGTTTGGGGTCTTGCACTTCGGTATTGAAGCCCAGTGTCCCAAGATTCACACCCAGTACAAAAAGGTTGCGACGAAGGGGCAGCTCGCGCACCACTTTGAGCAGTGTCCCGTCTCCCCCAAGGCTGAGCACCAAATCGGCATCTTTTAAAAGCTGCTGACAGGTCCTTTCATTCTTTGCCCCAAGAATTTTTGAGACATGAACATCCCAAAAAACGGTGAGGCCTTTTTTGTCCAAATAGGCTTTAAGTTCTTTCACAAAAGCACGGTCTTCCTCCATTTTTGCGCGGCCCACTAAGGCTATTCGCTGGAATTTTTGCGGGGTTTTTGCTTTCATGTAAGCTGATTATATTCGCTTCACGGCGCTTTGCATGAAAACTTTACCTAAAATGCGCATCCTTGTCACTCGCTTTCCTTACGAGTCTCGGTTTGGCGGTGAAGAAGTTCATACTCTGCGACTCATGGAGGAATTGGATGAACGGGGGCATGAAGCTTTTTTCTTGGGCTCCTGTCCGGTTTTGCTCAGGGAATTTAAGGCACGGGGTTTTACCGTAAAGCGCGCCGGCCTTGGGAAGCCTCCCGTCACGAAAATGAGTTTGTTGGCCTTCACGGCAGCGGCCCCCTTTTTATTTTTGCGAGCGGGGGTGATGCTGGCGCGGGCGCGGAAGCGATGGGGCGTGGACACGGTGTTTATGCTTTCGTTTGGTGAGAAACTTTTGATGACGCCGTGGGCTCATTTTTTTGGAATGAAGGTGCTGTGGCTCGAACATGCACGCATAGGAAATTGGCTCACAAAAAATCCGTGGAGGGGGGTGTATCGATGGCTCTCGGCATGGGCGACGGTGGTGGTGACTTCCCACGCGATGGTGAAATTTATTTCGCCGTGGGCGAAGGAGGTGGTAGCGATTCCGTGTGCGGTTATGCTGGATGAAGCGCGTCCCCTACCGGCTGAAATTTCGGCGTTTTTGAGGGGAGGGTTTTCGGTGGGCAGTGTGGCCCGTTTGACAGCAGACAAGGGAGTGGACATCCTCGTCCATCTTGTCGACTCCAAACCTGATGTTAGACTCATAATCGTTGGCGAAGGCCCCCTTCGAAAGGCGCTGGAGAACAAGCTCGCGGGTGGACAAATTTTGCTCGTTCCAAGCCTCCCCCGTGGACAGTTGACCAGCCTTTATAAGGCGCTGGATTTGTTCGTTTTGGCATCGACCGAAATGGATCCGTTTGGCATGGTGGCGGCGGAGGCCATGAGCATGGGAACCGCGGTGATGATGACAAATAAATGTGGAATTTCCGAGGACCTTGTTGCCGGCCGCGACGCGTTGATCGTGGAGCCGAAACGAAGCGAACTCGACAAGGCTTTAAAAAAAGTGATGCGGCATCCGGAGCTTTTGCGCGAGCTGGGCGAACACGGAAAACACTTCGTTGAAAAACACTATCGGCTGGAGAGCATGGTGAGGAAGTTTGAGGCGTTGTTACAGAGCTGACTCTAGCTCAGCTGTTTCAAAATCTGCTGGGCGGAGGCTTTCCATGAAAAGTGGCGGGCGCGAGTGAGGCCGAGTTTTTGGAGAGCGATTTTTTGCGCGGGTTCGAGGGCGGTGAGGATGGACTGGGCGAGCGCCTGAGCATCGTGTGGATCAAAAAGCAGGGCGGCCTCCCCCACCACTTCCGGCAAAGAGGCGGCGTTGCTACTCACCACGGGACAGGTGCAAGCCATGGCCTCAAGCGGCGGGATTCCAAAACCTTCGTACAGGGATGGGCAGACCAGCATTTCCGCCCGGGAATACAGTTCGTTGAGCTGATCGGCGGACACAAATCCCAGCAGATGAATGCGGTCTTTTAAAAGAACGGGGATGGCGCTTTGGACTTGCTTTGTTTTCCATCCTTTTGCCCCGGCCAGCACAATGTGCAGATCCGGCTCCTTCTCAAGAACCTCGGGGAAAGCCTTAAAGAGCAGTTGGAAGTTTTTTCTTGGACTCAGGGTGCCCACTCCAAGAAGGTAACGAACGGGAAGATCCATTTTTTGTGATTCGACCTTGTGCACCTCGGGCGAAACCGCGGGGGGCGCAATGAGCACGGTTTTTTTGTGGGCCTCCGGGAACAGTGTGGCGAGGTCTCTGGCCGTGTTTTGGGACACGCACACAATAAAGCGGCTGTGGCGAATGGCGCGGGAAAGGGTGAGCCGTTCCACCAAACAAGGAAACCAGGCGTGAGTTTTGGCGTACAAAAAGGCAATGAGATCGTGCACCACAATGGCCACTTTTTGGGATTTGGGGGCGAAAGCCGCGTAAATGAAGCTGGTGGGGGCCAAAAAAAGATCCACCGGATGTCGTTTGAGGTATCGTGCCACCTGAAGATGCCACAAGGGTCCCCTGCCCTGCACCACCACCTGACTGACGCGATCCGTGGATGGGAAAGAAGGGTTTGGGGTCTTTGTAAACAAGAGAAGATGCAAATCCTTTGGGGCGTTTTCGATCAAGGCTTTGGTGAGTTCCAGGGTGTATCTCCCCTTTCCCGCTCCGCTTTCGTTGGCCTCTCTTATGTCGATTCCTAATATTGTTGCCATGGGGGCTGTGCTTTGATAGATTGTTTATACCATTTCCCCGTCATTATGTCGCTAACTCAAAGGCTTAAACAAGGCTTTCTACGATTACCTTCCGCTAAGAAGCTCATTTTGGTGTCCAGTTTCACCCTGGCGGTGAGCACGGTGATGCCTTGGTATGACCAAAGAAACAATTTTGGAGTCGGGGATACTTTCCTCGGGATTCAAGGACCTTTGTTTGCGGTTGGATTTCTTGTGCTGGGTTGCGCCTTGGTTAGTTTTTCGAATCTCTTTTTACCTTTAATGGGACGCCATTTCTTTGATTTGAAGCGACAAAGCGGATCTTTGGCCCTCTCCCTGGGAGGACTTTCTCTGCTTTTGATTTTAGTGGCCAATTCTGTGTTTTATCACCCTGAATTTGCAGTGACCATCAACAATAAGGGCACTCGATTTGGAATGGTGGCGGCGTTCATCTCCATTGGAGCTCTGATGATTTCGGGCTGGTGGGTTCGTCGCAAAGAAAAAGCCGGCGGCGGTATGGAGGACCGAGAGAATGAACTGGAAGATTTTATGGCAACTCCTGTGGCACCTGCGCCCATGCCAAGCTATTCGGTGCCCACTCCCAGCTATGTTGTGCCTGTGCAAGATCGCATCCCTCAGCCTCAAGTTCAGCCTGCGCCTCAAGCTCAGGTGCCTGTGGATCCTTTGACTTTGGATGCCCGTACTCGCTACAAAATGATGAAATCTCAAGGTCACTACAGCTCTTCGGCCCGCAATAATTTGTGGGGCAGCGGCAGTGGCAGCGCGTTTGGACGACAAGCTCGCATTGAAGAAGATCTCTAATTCTAATTTTTCATGAGTGTCCTGTTTTACTGTCGAGACTGCAAAAAGCTGGTGGCGGAGCCTGTTCGCAACGGCACAAAATATGAGTACAGTTGCCCGGAATGCAAGAGCGACCGTGTGGCCTTTGGAAGTCAAAAAGCCATTTGTGATTTCTTTCAAGTAACTCCTCCAAAGACCAATGCTTGATCAAGTCGACTACTCCGTTCTCGACCGCGCCAAAAATGCCTTTATTGAGGCCAGCAAGAAGACGGCCGGGTTTGCGGCGGGTTTTGGGTCTATGGCGGGTGGTTTTGGCGGCAGCGCCAATGTGTTTGCGCTCGACTTGAAGGCCTTTGCCGGAGCAGAAACATTGTTTGTGTCGCTGCTTCCCGAGGGGCTTGGCACCGCGGATGACGCACGGCCCGACGATTTGAGCCCCGCGGAGCTGGTGCGGTTTTGGCGAAATATTGGCGGTAAAACGATGTCGACTTTAACAAATGACGCGGCTTCTTCCGGGATGCAGACGGTTTTGATCTCTCTTTATTTGCCCTCGGCTCTGCCCGAGCGCGTGTTCACCACCGAATTTATGGAGGGCTTTTTGGATGGGTTTGTGGAAGGATGTCGAAAGGTCGGTTGTGTCTACTTTTCAGGAGAAACGCCGCAGCTCAAAGGGAAAATAGTGGACGGAGCTTTGGACATTGCCGGGGCGCTGTGGGGCGTGGTTCCTGCGGGACTTCAACCCGTGAATTCGAGCACCATGCGGGCCGGGGATTTGATTGTATTTGTGGAAAGCAGCGGACCTCATGAAAACGGGTTCACGGCTTTGCGTGACTTGGCGGGGAACTTGGAAGGCGGGTATCGAGCGAAACTCCCGAGCGGCATGGAATACTGGGAAGCGATCAACCAGCCCGGGCATTTGTACACTCCCTTTGTGCAGGCTGTTTTGAAGGCAGGTGTGCAGCCCTCCAATGTGGAGCCCATCACCGGTCACGGTTGGCAAAAACTGATGCGTCCGCACGGGGCTTTTAGATATAAGATCACGCAGATGCTTCCGGTCCCGGAGGTGTTTACCTTTGTTGAAGAAGCGAGTGGCATGACGAAGGAAGAGATGCTGAAGACCTTTAATTACGGCGTGGGCATGGCGGTGTTTGTGCACACTGCGGAGGAAGCGGCTCGCGTTGTTGAACTGGCGGGCGAACAAGGCTTGAAGGCGTGCGTGGCTGGTGCGGGGGAGGCGGCGGAGGGCGGTTCTGAGGGGGGGCGGCGAGAAGTGGTGGTGGAGCCCCTGGGAGTGGTCTTAAAGGGGGAGGGGTTTGAACTTGGAAAATAATATGAATGTCGAACAAGAAATCACCGATCTAAAGGCTCGCAACCTACGAGTGGAGGCCGATAAGGCGTGGGAAACGAGTTGGACTCGGCGGCTCTTGATTGTGGCGCTCACCTACGGCGTGGTGGTTTTGTTTTTCTTTGCGGCTGACTTGCCGAATCCTTTTGTGAATGCCATTGTTCCAGTGATTGGATTTACTCTGTCGACCTTTAGTGTTTCTTTCATTAAAACATGGTGGATGCGTTCCAATTCAAAAAAATAGGCCGACTCAGCCCGACGGCCCAGGTTATTTTGATTTGTCTTTCGTTTGTGGGTCTGACGCTGCTTTCATATGAGAGCTATGTGCGCAGCGGCGAAGTGTTTGGCATGCCTTTTGCGGTGACGATGCTGTTTGCGCCCATCTTTGAGGAATTGATTTTTCGGGGGTGGATTTTAGGGGCACTGCGGCGGCGGTACTCTGTGACGCGAGCGATTGTGTTCTCTTCTCTCTTGTTTGGGCTGTGGCATTTCAAGAATATTTTTTATTTTGATTGGGGGGATTTAGCCTACCAGATGGTTTATGCGGCGGTGGTGGTGGGACCTCTGCTGGGTTGGGTGGCGATGAAGGTCAAAAGTGTTTGGCCGGGCGTGATTTTGCATTATTTAAATAATGTGGGCTCACTGGCGCTGATGATGGTGAGTTTGGACTGGCGGGACTTGTTTTAAGGGGGTGATGAGGCTGTTGAGGGGACCTTGTGCTGGGTGGAAATGTTGTGGAATTCACTCTTAAGAGTATGGTTTGCGAGTTTTGGAGGTTTTGTAAAGAGGGGGTGCGGTGATAAAAACTGTCAGGAAAATTTCAGGAAAATGTCAGAAAAAGAGTGCTAGGATGGGGGTATGGAGATTGGAAAATTAGTGCTGGGGGAGCCGGGGTATCCGGGGCTGCTGAAGGAGATCTATGACCCTCCGCGGGTTCTTTATTACAGCGGGGATTTGGCGATTTTGGAGCGGCCGTGTGTGGCGATTGTGGGAACGCGGCGGATGAGCAGTTATGGAGAGGCGCAGGCTTTTCGGTTTGCGCGAG from Candidatus Gracilibacteria bacterium encodes:
- a CDS encoding AIR synthase related protein; this translates as MLDQVDYSVLDRAKNAFIEASKKTAGFAAGFGSMAGGFGGSANVFALDLKAFAGAETLFVSLLPEGLGTADDARPDDLSPAELVRFWRNIGGKTMSTLTNDAASSGMQTVLISLYLPSALPERVFTTEFMEGFLDGFVEGCRKVGCVYFSGETPQLKGKIVDGALDIAGALWGVVPAGLQPVNSSTMRAGDLIVFVESSGPHENGFTALRDLAGNLEGGYRAKLPSGMEYWEAINQPGHLYTPFVQAVLKAGVQPSNVEPITGHGWQKLMRPHGAFRYKITQMLPVPEVFTFVEEASGMTKEEMLKTFNYGVGMAVFVHTAEEAARVVELAGEQGLKACVAGAGEAAEGGSEGGRREVVVEPLGVVLKGEGFELGK
- a CDS encoding CPBP family intramembrane glutamic endopeptidase, which codes for MVDAFQFKKIGRLSPTAQVILICLSFVGLTLLSYESYVRSGEVFGMPFAVTMLFAPIFEELIFRGWILGALRRRYSVTRAIVFSSLLFGLWHFKNIFYFDWGDLAYQMVYAAVVVGPLLGWVAMKVKSVWPGVILHYLNNVGSLALMMVSLDWRDLF